One genomic segment of Bradyrhizobium diazoefficiens includes these proteins:
- a CDS encoding cobyrinate a,c-diamide synthase, protein MPAGLVISAPASGVGKTTLTLALARAWRHRGLNVQCFKSGPDYIDPAFHAAATGRASVNVDSWAMDRGTIAHLVSRGADADVVLAEGSMGLFDGVAARGVSGTGATADIAEMLGWPVVLVIDPSGQAQTAAAIAAGLRDYRAGLRLAGVVLNRVASPRHEDLVRRALNDSGIAVFGALPRHAEISLPKRHLGLVQAEEQAEIGKLIDEAARFVAAHVDLDAVLRSAAGWSPQPTTNALNVTPPGQRIALARDAAFSFVYPHMLEAWRAAGAEISTFSPLADEGPDASANVCWLPGGYPELHAGKIAANARFRSGLRAFAETRPVHGECGGYMVLGTALTDADGVCHEMTGLLGLETSFAKRRMHLGYRLATLAAPMPGHQAGARLRGHEFHYSTILAQPDTPLAVVHDATGAVIAETGSRRGQATGTFFHLIAEDR, encoded by the coding sequence ATGCCGGCAGGCCTCGTCATCTCCGCGCCGGCCTCTGGCGTCGGCAAAACCACGCTGACGCTGGCGCTCGCCCGCGCCTGGCGCCATCGCGGCTTGAACGTGCAGTGCTTCAAGAGCGGGCCCGACTATATCGATCCCGCCTTTCATGCCGCCGCAACGGGACGTGCTTCGGTGAATGTCGACAGCTGGGCGATGGACCGCGGGACGATTGCGCATCTCGTCAGCCGCGGCGCGGATGCCGATGTCGTGCTCGCCGAGGGCTCGATGGGCCTGTTCGACGGCGTCGCCGCGCGCGGTGTCTCCGGCACCGGGGCGACCGCCGACATCGCGGAGATGCTGGGCTGGCCGGTGGTGCTGGTGATCGATCCCTCCGGACAGGCGCAGACGGCAGCGGCGATTGCCGCGGGCCTTCGCGATTACCGCGCCGGCCTGCGTCTTGCCGGCGTCGTGCTCAACCGTGTCGCCAGCCCGCGCCACGAAGATCTCGTGCGGCGCGCGCTCAACGATTCCGGCATCGCCGTGTTCGGCGCACTGCCGCGCCATGCCGAGATCAGCCTGCCGAAGCGGCATCTCGGCCTGGTGCAGGCTGAAGAGCAGGCCGAGATCGGCAAGCTGATCGACGAAGCCGCGCGCTTCGTCGCAGCGCATGTTGACCTCGATGCGGTGCTGCGGTCGGCCGCCGGCTGGTCGCCGCAACCAACGACAAATGCATTGAACGTGACGCCGCCCGGGCAGCGCATTGCGCTCGCCCGCGATGCGGCGTTCTCCTTCGTCTATCCGCATATGCTGGAGGCCTGGCGGGCGGCGGGTGCGGAGATCTCGACATTCTCGCCGCTTGCCGATGAAGGCCCTGATGCGAGCGCCAATGTCTGCTGGCTGCCCGGCGGCTATCCCGAGCTTCACGCCGGCAAGATCGCCGCCAATGCGCGCTTCCGTTCCGGCCTGCGCGCCTTCGCCGAGACGCGCCCGGTGCATGGCGAGTGCGGAGGATATATGGTGCTAGGGACTGCTTTGACCGATGCCGACGGCGTCTGCCATGAGATGACGGGCCTGCTTGGCCTCGAGACGAGCTTTGCCAAGCGCCGCATGCATCTGGGCTATCGACTCGCCACGCTTGCGGCGCCCATGCCCGGGCATCAGGCCGGCGCGCGCCTGCGTGGCCATGAATTCCACTATTCGACCATTCTTGCGCAGCCTGACACGCCGCTGGCGGTCGTGCATGATGCGACCGGCGCGGTCATCGCGGAGACCGGGTCGCGGCGGGGACAGGCCACCGGCACGTTTTTTCATCTGATCGCGGAGGACCGGTGA
- the cobM gene encoding precorrin-4 C(11)-methyltransferase, whose protein sequence is MTVHFIGAGPGAPDLLTLRGRDLIAACPVCLYAGSLVPEGVLAHCPRGARIVNTAPLSLDEIIAEIAAAHAEGKDVARLHSGDLSIWSAMGEQLRRLRALGIPFTVTPGVPSFSAAAAALEAELTLPGLAQSVVLTRTPGRASAMPEGEKLAAFAATGAVLAIHLSIHLLDKVIAELTPHYGENCPVAIVWRASWPDQRIVRATLATLDAAVGAEMERTALILVGKTLGAADFDESRLYAVDYDRRYRPVGAEPRFPEAT, encoded by the coding sequence GTCCGGTCTGCCTCTATGCGGGCTCGCTGGTGCCCGAAGGCGTGCTGGCGCATTGCCCGCGTGGGGCGCGCATCGTCAACACGGCGCCGCTGTCGCTCGACGAGATCATCGCGGAGATCGCCGCCGCGCATGCGGAGGGCAAGGACGTCGCGCGGCTGCATTCCGGCGATCTCTCGATCTGGTCGGCGATGGGCGAGCAGCTTCGCCGTTTGCGGGCGCTCGGCATTCCCTTCACCGTCACACCTGGCGTGCCGTCTTTCTCGGCCGCCGCGGCGGCGCTGGAGGCCGAGCTGACGCTGCCGGGTCTCGCCCAGAGCGTGGTGCTAACGCGCACGCCGGGCCGCGCCAGCGCGATGCCGGAAGGCGAGAAGCTGGCCGCTTTTGCCGCAACCGGCGCGGTGCTCGCAATCCATCTGTCGATCCACCTGCTCGACAAGGTCATTGCGGAGCTGACGCCGCACTATGGGGAAAACTGCCCGGTCGCGATCGTCTGGCGCGCGAGCTGGCCGGACCAGCGCATCGTCCGCGCGACGCTCGCGACCCTCGATGCCGCTGTGGGAGCCGAGATGGAGCGCACCGCGCTGATCCTGGTCGGCAAGACGCTTGGCGCGGCGGATTTCGACGAGAGCCGTCTTTACGCCGTCGATTACGATCGCCGCTACCGTCCCGTTGGCGCCGAGCCGCGCTTTCCGGAGGCGACGTGA